The following DNA comes from Bos indicus x Bos taurus breed Angus x Brahman F1 hybrid chromosome 5, Bos_hybrid_MaternalHap_v2.0, whole genome shotgun sequence.
ATCAATGGGAAGATAGTAAGTAAAGCTGTTACTGTGGAACACCAGACAAGTTTTCACTTTGACAGTGCTAAGCTGtgttaaaaaaaactcatttccattttttatttgatgtttccAAATATAAAAAAAGTCAAGATTCTTACACCAATTATCTCAAATGAGACCATGCAAAGCAAAGTGTATACAACAATCATTTCCCCTTCAGTTCTGTGTGATTGACAGAAAATTGAATGGCGTATGCCTGGTTGAAAAATTTCAccagtttacaaaaaaaaaaaaaacaccaacaacCCAGCAACAAACATGCAAGCCAGTTGCTACTTTGTGTCTACAAGTtactttataaacttttttaatTAGGAGGCACAGTGAACTGAAAATTTTAGCTGCCCAAATTTATCTTGCTACCCCACAGAAAGCACAGGTGACAGTCCCAACACTCTGTAAACTCTGGAGAGTTGAGCTAGTAGACACTATTGGTTATCTACAGTAGGGTCAGCTCTTGAGTCTGCAAAAGTCGGCTTTTTCTCTTAACAGAAATAAGTCTCCTTAGGGCCTTTCCTGTAGGAAATTTTGCTAGGCTGGGTTCCAAAAGAATAGTGAAGTGTGAAATTTAAAGTGTGACAACTGAAGTATTTTGATGCATTATACAAATTTTTCCTAGTTGCACAGACTAAAGACAGGTGCTCTGCTAAACAGCACTGAAGAAAATCCTGACCCAGTGGTACTACTTACTCCAAATGTTTCTGACCAAAGAAAATTATACAACAATATTTATAGGCTCACTTTTAAGAAATGGCTGACATTAATACTGTACATATTTTACATGTCAAATACATAGTCCAAGAGTTTATAAAATAAGTTCATGCATTATTACCTCTAATAATATCATATACAAGAtacccagcccccctcccccagtacTTCTGACATTTCAGGTGGACACAAGTCTTATATACAAAAACAATCCAGTTCTCTCTGCTGTGTTAAGTATATAATTTAAAGAAACTTCAGAGATTACTGAGAAAAAACTACAAAGTGTCAATCTGTGggatttaaaatgtttccttaaaaaaaaaaaaaaacacccagaataCATAACCTctgtacaaagaaaaatataaaaattctggaTGATCATGTTTGATCACATTACATAATTTAGGATGAAATGTCATTGGTTAAGTTTTTTTACTTTACTCATTCCTTTGACAGCATTCATTTGTgaactaatatttatatttagttcAGCTGCATTTACGGCACAAGATCTCATTTTCAAAACAGTGGCATCAATTTTCCTTAAGTGTAACAGTATTCTATTTTTAGCAGCAATGATGTTTTAAAGGTTGACAATTTAGAGAACAAATGTGTAACTATGCTTACTTTCTACTTTATATTCACCAGTTATGATGTTTACAAAAAGCTAATGGCTACATATGGAATCATCTTTCACTTTACCCCACCTCATTTCTCGCTTGGTCAGCAAAGTACAGACAAGGTATTCATGTGTTTCTGTTAGGTGGGATTCTTGGATTTAAGTGAATATGAAGACAAGTGTAAGACAAATTCTTAGTCCAGGTATGTTCCAGAGCCCCAGTATTTAGTTACATAATACCTACTGACCAGCTATAAAAGATGAGATGTTCTAAGGTGCCTTAACAATCTAGGTCTGTAACAGCTGAACAAGGCCATTTCACTCAACTGTGATGCAGTAAGCATCGACTGGCCTTTACCAGCAAGTTTAACTGACGTCACTAAATTAGAAaaccaaatgtttttaaaattagtttacaCTGAGGGACGTATAGTTCTCATGTATTCTGTGCGAAGAGAGATTATGGATAAAGGGAACTGGCCATGGAGCATGTTAACTCAAATTCTAGGAGTACAGTTTTCATGATAAGATGTTATCTACTACATGCAATTTGCTTATAGTACCTGCCTAACAATCACTAGCTCTATAGAGTTCAACTTTGTCTTAAAGTGACTGTTGAGTCCCTTTACGGGAGTTGGCCGTATCAGGTGATGTAATACCACTTGTGAAAATTGAGACAAGTTGACAAATTCCTGAAAATAGGGTCATATAGAAAAAACAGTCCAAATCTGGGATCTATGAATTAAAATTGTGATCCTATGAAACATGTTTTTGGGTTCATGGACTGCTTTAATATCAAGAATTATTGTCATAAATTCCCCAAACAGAAGGATTTGTTGAGTATGTGAagatgattttgtgtgtgtgtgtgctttgtaaATGACAAAACAATTTGAGGGGGGAAAACATACCCACAAATAAGTTGATGTGCCAAAACCCACAGACTGATAGCAAATGGACAAACACGGAAAAACAAAATGCTGTGAAATGCCAACCAAAATAACACGGTGGGTGGGTGGACTGGAGTAAGGGGGGTACAGTTAAGGCATctaaaaaaaattccacatggCTTTggcttattaaaatattttacactatcttttttttttaaagaagatttgaAAGCATCTGAAAAACATGCAAATTGTTTGAAAATCCTGCATGGCAAATTCAGACAGTTTGCAAGCGTCATTCAGATGTTTGTCAAGGATAATAAAGAAGCCTCTGCCCACAAGACTGCACAGGGTGGAAGAGGTCTTTGCAATTCTCTCTATCTTACACTAGACGGCAGCCCAGAGGTCTGTGCAGCAGTTACAAACAAGGTGTTACTGTCTGCAAGGGAAGGGACTGTAGAGTTTCCATTGGTGGGAGAACAACCCAGCTTTAGTTTTTCCAGATACTCTGCATGTACAGGCTTATGGCACTGGAGAACTTTGATGGCATCTTCTACTTTGAAccactctctcttccttcctaaaaaataccaaatgaaataaaaataaaaataaatgaagttaacCTACAATTTTAAGATAACTCAAATTGGGAGATATATATTGATCTTCTCTAAAAAGCAGCCAAAAAATAAGATgcaaactgaatatatatatagagtATGAATTTAAAGAATTCAGATAGCAAAAGGAAAGGGAATTTACCTATATTAACAGAATCTTCCCAGTCTTCTAATATTTCAGTGACAGTAAGAACATAAACGTATGTTCTGTGCTTTCGGTCTTGGTTCTGcttgaatataaaaagaaaagcattttaatcTACAAGAGCTAGTCATGTACATGTTTCGAGTGAAGAATTCAGTGCGGCGTACATCAGCGTAGTTTACCTGCCAACACAGgcaagtgtgctcagtcatacACCCTCAGCAGCAGCGTGAATTTACGTAAGACGAGACATGAACAGACTTACTAACCTAGACCAGGGCCCCTCAACCTTGACCATCTATTTCATCACCCAGGATGCAgttggtttctttatttttttttaagagacactGATTCAGTTAGTCTGAGAGGAGGCCTGAGTACGTAAAAGCTTCCTGGTGAACTATGCACAGCGGAAGTTGAGAACAGTACAAGGATAGTCCATTTCTAGAATGCCATGTCCTATATGCGCCAACTCAGTTTTTACTCCTATTAAAACTGCCACCTAGCCTTGTGTCTGGGTTCAAAATCAAACACAAGCTGGCCTTAAAGGAAGGGGCTCACCTTCACCTTGATTAAAGGTAACCTTGTTTGCTATAGTCTAAGACGTCAGACAActgccctaatttttttttaccacagatCTCCCAAGTAATTCACTCATTCAGTATCTTATGTCTTTGGGAATGAAAGAGAACAGGAATAAAATAGAGGCCTCTCTCACTTAAAACATTATGCTTAAGGATCTGTCATCTTAACTCTATGCCTGGAAAATCAATACATTTCTTTGCTATGTTCACAAATTAATCAAAATCACCATGGTGACTAGGCAGGAACATTCTaattttcccttatatttttctAAAGGGAAAGGTACACTGATTACCATTTTCTGTTCAGATTCTATGAAATTTAAATAGTATTTGTAAAGCACTTATTACTGTTGCCTTCCCATGTTACACAAACATGAGAAGTTTTCCTTACAAATCTTGTCAGCATATTCACATATGTACTATTATGTGTACCATGGTTACTCAGTTACAGAAAACTCACAATGTTTTTCAGTTTAACCAGGAGATGGTGCTATTTAACTGGGTAAAGCAAGTGGTGAATTCTGGAAAATTATGAACTTTACTCTTTCCAGGTACTGTATTCTGGGAGTCATCAATTCTACCATGTGCTGTATAATCAGAATTTTTTCTGATTTCTGAAAAAGGCTAAAAGATAAAATCTTTAAGGACTGTATATTTATAGTCCTATCAG
Coding sequences within:
- the NUDT4 gene encoding diphosphoinositol polyphosphate phosphohydrolase 2 isoform X2 — protein: MMKFKPNQTRTYDREGFKKRAACLCFRSEQEDEVLLVSSSRYPDQWIVPGGGMEPEEEPDGAAVREVYEEAGVKGKLGRLLGIFENQDRKHRTYVYVLTVTEILEDWEDSVNIGRKREWFKVEDAIKVLQCHKPVHAEYLEKLKLGCSPTNGNSTVPSLADSNTLFVTAAQTSGLPSSVR
- the NUDT4 gene encoding diphosphoinositol polyphosphate phosphohydrolase 2 isoform X1, whose product is MMKFKPNQTRTYDREGFKKRAACLCFRSEQEDEVLLVSSSRYPDQWIVPGGGMEPEEEPDGAAVREVYEEAGVKGKLGRLLGIFEQNQDRKHRTYVYVLTVTEILEDWEDSVNIGRKREWFKVEDAIKVLQCHKPVHAEYLEKLKLGCSPTNGNSTVPSLADSNTLFVTAAQTSGLPSSVR